The Etheostoma spectabile isolate EspeVRDwgs_2016 unplaced genomic scaffold, UIUC_Espe_1.0 scaffold00018250, whole genome shotgun sequence genomic interval ACAACTGTCCTTTGTGGATTAGCTAGTGACCGTGGTTTATATAAATCTCTGAGTAGTGTACTAGCTAATACAATTTGTTataaatttgtattaattttgaactgtgttttggtgttttatgtagctaaagcactttgaattgcattgCTGCTGAACTGTGTTATAGCCTACacataaagttgccttgccttactcTATAATAACAGTCATTGCTGGTGAATGTGATAATGTTAACGTTACCATACGCTGAGATAGATTCTCCAACCTCCTGGTTGTATCCAGTGGGTTAATGTGAACATTTTAATGTCGTAATAAATGTTGGTAGCTCTAACGTTAGTTTAATAACTAGCTATACCTAGAACCCAATCAGTTAATAAGCAAACCTGAAACAAGTTTGATGTCCTCTCTGCAAGACACAGATGAGCCAGCTCGAAAAGCTTAAACTACTTTATAAATGTAACAGGTCATGTTCAGAATAAAACGGACTGTgtaaaagtttattattatgtGCAAGTTCACCACCATTAGcaaatttagattagattaatcTAGCCCAAAGAATAATGGATGCTGAGGCGGAGAATAAATGTAATTGGAGTATTGATTAGATTAATTTAGAAAAGGGGAAGGACTAGATAAGCATGATCCTTCTTCCTACTATTGTTTGAACTAATTATTAATTTGTGTTCTGCATGTTCACCATTAttattgattgttttttatttttacacacacacactgtaataaatagttaaattaataaacaaaatCTAAAGTTCATAGTAATCAGCTTTTTGAGATACTCTGTTGATCTTGatgtgttggtctgtctgtatCCTACTGTGTGGTTGATTAGACCAAACCTTCACCTTTAGGCAGTCTGATGGTGTGTGGACTTAATTAGAATGAATTGTGAGCTCTTGGCAACGTGCACTGCTCTCGGCTATCTGGAGGGAGACACCTATCACAAAGAAGCTGATTGCTTGGGTGAGTTTTAAGTTGAAGTTTTTTATACATATTCCTATGCTTTTCCTGCCTCCTCAGAGGGAAGGGgaatattttgttattaattaAGAACAGCAACACTACTGTCCTTCTCTAactgttctctctctgtgtgcagaAAGTGTAAAAGACCTGATCAGGTATTTACGCCATGAGGACGACACTCGGGACGTCCGCCAGCAGCTGGGTGCAGGCCAGATTGTCCAGAATGACCTTCTGCCTATTATCATCCAGCATGGACAAGACAAAGCCTTATTTGATGCCTGCATCAGGTATAAACCTTAAATTGAAACTTCTCTCTTGAACTTGAAATGtatgctcatgaatatttataaCATGAGGGTCATAGGATCTTATAAAGTGGATTTTTGATGCACCAATACCAATATTGTGATACATTATTGCCATGCTGGTaccaaatattgttttattaaacaTGTCATCAGATTTACTGACTGTTTTTTCCTCAGGCTCATGGTCAACCTCACTCAGCCTGCAATGCTTTGCTTTGGTAAAGTCCCGGATGACCCAGTGTTTAGACATCACTTTTTGCAAGTGACGTCTCATTTACAAGCCTGTAAAGAGGTATTAGATCTCAGTCTAACAATAAGAAGTTATGCTATTACTCTAAAAActaatttacttttaaaatgtaccGTATTTAACAGTAAGTACTTTTTGTGTCCTCTGCTTTTATTTCCAGGCATTTGCCAGTGAAGCAGTGTTTGGCATTTTAAGTGAGACATTATACACGCTTCTACAATTGGTGAGTGTTTCACtggtaaaagaaaaacgttGCATTCCCGTCACCGGCTTCCCAAACAGTTCTGTTTATCTGCGTGCTTCTTCCTGTTTGTCGTGACTCACCTTCTCTTTCAGGACTGGGAgcagagacaggaggaggaTAACCTGCTGATAGAGAGGATCCTGCTGCTGGTCAGAAATGTTCTTCATGTACCTGCCGACCCATGTGAAGAGAAGGTCAGACTTTAATGTGAATACCAATGTGATCATATAAGAGGCAGAGCTAAAGTTACAGTATTTGAGACTTTACCCTTCATCCTACCTGTACTTCTTCCCTAATCTGTGTTTCTCCTGTAGAAAGTAGATGATGATGCCAGCATCCATGATAGGCTGCTGTGGGCCATTCACATGAGTGGTTTTGATGACCTGATCAAGTTCCTGGCGTCGGCCCAGAGTGAGCAGCAGTGGAGTATGCATGTGTTGGAAATAATCTCCCTGATGTTCAGAGACCAGGTTAGACAGAAGAACCTTTTTAGATGAACACATAGGTTTCCAGCTGTTCTGTGTTTGAGCTCTTGTTCTTTCCCTGCAGACGCCAGAAGCTCTGGTGAGCGCCGGTCAGGCTCGAACAGCAGAAGAGAAGCACAGAGACACTCAGGAGCTGGAGGCACTGAGGGAGAAGGAGCTCGCAGCCAAACGCTCCCGTACATTACAAAGAGGAACCAGGTAATATCAAGTTTCTATAAAGTCACCACATTATTCCAACCAGAGccaaaatgtttcattttccaACTTGGCCTGAAAAAGCCCCTCCATGTTAGTTACAGGTGTTTGTAGGTGTGAGACACACACTGAGCTGATGTGTCAGTTtgtttaacaaaagaaaaacacagcaatTGTTCCACTGATAGTAATGGACCAGAACCACATCAAAACTTAATTTAACACTTTATATTACTGagtaaaagataaaaacagttCTTCcgttataaaaaaacaagtaataaACACTAAAGGCTGAGAATGTCAGCCAAACTGCAGGCACTGGGAAGGTATAAGGGCAGCTCTTAggccagtctctctctctctctctctctctctcactcacactcacactcacacacacacacacacacacacacacacacacacacacacacggtagcTAGAGGACTTTCCTTTATTAATCTGTACATAGGCATTGAATCCTTCATTCAGGTGGCTGCATCCCCCTGCTGCTTTGGCCTCTGTCGATGTGTCCCGATCTGCACCACCACTCGTTCGTTTGCACTTCCTTGAGTTTGTCACTGCTGTAAATGCTCCAGACTGTATGCTTATCTCCATGTCCTCTGCTTTTCAGTGTGCCTACTTCTCTGCTGTTTTCTCCTTCAGTCCGTTTCTTCTCCGTGTTCCTCCCCTTCGTCAGAGTTCCTTTCTGCTTGTCTCTTCTCCATTGTTTCACATCCGTTTTCCATCAGTTCCTCATTAGTTCTCCACACCTGTCTTTACTCAGCCCATCAGTCCAGGCGGGCTGTGTAAAAGTCAAATTGAGGGGCTGCAATGTTGTCAtagtggtgtatgtgtgtgtgtgtgtatgtatgtgtgtgtaacagttCATGCAgttattttataaaatgcacagcaaacagaattaaaataaacatgcattcaCTAAAATCCTTAAAAACACCCGTGCTAttagttaaattaaaaaacactgtaatGGCAATTCACATGGAACACTCAAGTTAGTGGCACACAGGGGTAATATATATATCGACATTCTTCACCTTTGACATGCGTGTGTGAATTTTATTCATATTCTTTCAGACACTCTCGCTTTGGAGGGTCCTACGTTGTTCAAGGCCTCAAGTCGATTGGGGACAAAGATGTGATTTATCACAGAAATGTTCACAATGTGAGTAGTGAGCTCCTGTAGTGATACCAAGCAATCTTGGTAAAGTGATGCTTGTATGTATTGAAtatgaatctgtttttttagtTCAAAAACTATACTCATGACATGGGCAAAGCAGTGAGACGTGTTCCCAAGAGGAATCGACAGGCTCGGGAATGTAAGGACAAACGTCGCTCGGCCTTAAATGTTCGACTCTTCCTGCGAGAGTTTTGTGTGGACTTCTTGGAGAACTGCTACAATCGCCTCATGTACCTTGTTAAGGTCAGCTGCTGTAACATTAGTGacttagttaaaaaaaaaaaaaaaaaaaatcactctttTTGTGTCTTGTTTGGTAGTATACAAATGGAAAATAGGACAGTTAATAGGACAGTTTTTATAAAACTATGTTGTGTAAAAATCCTTTGAAAGAAGATGTCTGATATGTTCTTTCTTAAGTTTCTGTCTACATTTGCGGACCAATTCTGTAAAAGTTTCACAAGGCTCGTTGGAATTACAATAGAGTCACTTTGTATTCCTTGTCTCCTCTACAGGAAAGTCTAATTCGAGAGCAAACTCAGCAACATGACGAGACGTACTACCTCTGGGCGCTCAGCTTCTTCATGGCTTTCAACCGTGGCAATGGTTTTCGTGCCGACTTAGTTTCTGAGACCATGTCCATCCGTGCTTTTCATTATATTGAGCGCAACATCACCAACTACTATGAAATGATGCTCACAGACCGCAAAGAGGCCACATCCTGGTCACGCAGGTAAGAGAATCATTAGGAAGCTGGTTAatagaaaaatgtcaaatctcTGCGTTGGTCCCAGACTTATATCACTTGTTCTTTCTAGAATGCACTTGGCACTAAAGGCGTACCAGGAGCTGCTGCtaactgtaaatgaaatggaCCGCTCACAGGATGAAAGCATCCGTCAGAGTTGCAGCGTAATTAAAAGTAAGACGCTAACAAACATTGTtgacaaaacgttttttttctggGTAATGAAGTTCAGACAGACTGTGTACATTACTGCATAATGCATCTAGTATATGGATATGCTACACAGTTTTCAATCTTGTTCTAAGTCTGAATTATGGAAAAGGGGTTGCCTGTCGTTGTCCTACTTGCCTCATCTACTGTATTTACCCTCACTTTCTAGGCAACATATTTTACCTGATGGAATACAGGGAGATTTTTCTGACCTTGCTGAGGAAGTATGATGAAACCAGACAGCCCCAATCCTACCTCAAAGACTTGGTGGAGTCAACACATCTCTTCTTGCGCATGTTAGAGCGCTACTGCAAAGGTCGCAATAGCTTGATGGTTCAGGTATGTTCTTGTGCTAAATTTGAAGCGTGTGTAAATTCTTGCTATTAGTCCCTcttattattactatattaGTCCCTGCTTAAAATATTCATATCTAACTCCATCAAATCTGCAGAAAAAGAGGGTTAGGCGAAAAAAGTCTCGAGGTCAAAAAAAGCTCTCGGCTGCAGAAACTAGTCCAGAGTCTTTGGCAGAGACTTGGAAGGTTGTGGAGGAAGAGCTGAAGGCTTCAGGGTTTCAGGTCAGTTTGAGAATCAACATCTACGGGGAGCAGAGGGCTCCCGAAATCAATGACAGCTTTTTTCTGGTACACAGTGGAAAGGGCCAAATTTACCAACACTGAACACCACCGTTTTGTCTTCTGTGGGCAGTTGTCAGAGTCTTTAACTGAAAGCATTGTGCCATTTGATGCCACATCTGACACTCCTCTTGAGGAACAGCGCACTGACGCCATGGTGCGGGTGCAGGATGCCCTGCTGATTCGACTGGGACCAGAAGCACTGGGGCTGCTGCGTGCTGCCAGGTCAGTGAGACTCAGCCATCGACCCCTCAGACTAATCACACTTGTTTAGCTATTAAAGTATTTACCATCTTCTTGGCCTTTCCAGGGAAGTGTGGCCAGAGGGTGATGTGTTCGGTTCAGCTGATGTGGAACCTGAGGAGGAACTGGAACTCCTGAAGCAGATCCTGTATGCCAACCTGCCAAgtaagattttgtttttaatttttttctgaatgtacGTTTATGTATGTGAGCTTTCTGTATCAGAGCATCTATGCAGCATTCAAACCTTGCATTTCAGGGTCACCTCCTCCTGAGCCTGCTgcggaggatgatgatgatgatgatgcattaGAGTTAGAAGAGGAAGAGTTGCAGTCCGTCCAGGTTTTCGAAAAAGAGTTCAACTTTCTAGACTTTATCAAGAGGTGAGGAAACCAGTTGTAGcaatagtcttgcattgccagaccttctttcacaccgctgcggaggagggtctggctagtccacacagcattccaatTTGGGAGGGGAAAcgtactctggtttattggcatttctttaaaccaatcccaatcgtcatgggcggtgctaagttCCGCATAGAGCCATGTTGCTGCTGCACAATCGCCTcaggaaggaatttgtttttgtggaacttttacgtttaaaagttgttttagtcatgcaacagaaaattcagattggacacatagtctagctagctgtctggatttaccctgctgagatctgaggagcagttaaccatagtcctcgtaAATCgtccggagtttaaaattctgCACAAAGAAAGCTTAAGGTAATGGACATCAGAAAAGAAGGATACACTGCTTAATTTCCggcggcaacagagcaatcccagaagtggaaggttgtggatatagactatagtaacaacaacctgccaCTGCATCCCGAAAAGTATTGTTGTGACCTTCCTAATGGGGCATGTTACCTTTCTCTTACCCCTCACAGGTTTTCCAACCCCAGTGTAGTGCGTCCATACCTCCTCTTATTAAAATCATACTCCAAAAACACACCTCACACAAACCACTGCATCGCTCGTATGCTGCATCGCTTGGCTGTCGACCTCAAAATGGACGCCCAGCTTTTCCAGTTGTCAGTCTTCAACCTTTTCAACAAGATCCTGAGTGACCCCGCTGCAGCTGCTTACAAGGTACAGTAATGACATAGGAAAACCATTTTTATATGTTGTCAAGCTAGCTGTTTTAGACACAGGAgcttacttttattttctcctTCACAGGAACTGGTGACCTTTGCCAAGTTTGTTCTGA includes:
- the LOC116679838 gene encoding protein timeless homolog, translating into MNCELLATCTALGYLEGDTYHKEADCLESVKDLIRYLRHEDDTRDVRQQLGAGQIVQNDLLPIIIQHGQDKALFDACIRLMVNLTQPAMLCFGKVPDDPVFRHHFLQVTSHLQACKEAFASEAVFGILSETLYTLLQLDWEQRQEEDNLLIERILLLVRNVLHVPADPCEEKKVDDDASIHDRLLWAIHMSGFDDLIKFLASAQSEQQWSMHVLEIISLMFRDQTPEALVSAGQARTAEEKHRDTQELEALREKELAAKRSRTLQRGTRHSRFGGSYVVQGLKSIGDKDVIYHRNVHNFKNYTHDMGKAVRRVPKRNRQARECKDKRRSALNVRLFLREFCVDFLENCYNRLMYLVKESLIREQTQQHDETYYLWALSFFMAFNRGNGFRADLVSETMSIRAFHYIERNITNYYEMMLTDRKEATSWSRRMHLALKAYQELLLTVNEMDRSQDESIRQSCSVIKSNIFYLMEYREIFLTLLRKYDETRQPQSYLKDLVESTHLFLRMLERYCKGRNSLMVQKKRVRRKKSRGQKKLSAAETSPESLAETWKVVEEELKASGFQLSESLTESIVPFDATSDTPLEEQRTDAMVRVQDALLIRLGPEALGLLRAAREVWPEGDVFGSADVEPEEELELLKQILYANLPRSPPPEPAAEDDDDDDALELEEEELQSVQVFEKEFNFLDFIKRFSNPSVVRPYLLLLKSYSKNTPHTNHCIARMLHRLAVDLKMDAQLFQLSVFNLFNKILSDPAAAAYKELVTFAKFVLNRFFSLAAQNNKAYVELLFWKNVGAVREMTEGYGKDGEGKKPTWTEEEEEELRNLYEEHRHSEAPDIVETLLPLLSDSTRTRRQVVMQLVHMGLVDNAKELKKQKKGTRIVLWTEEQEEELQMLHEEYKDSDDVLGNIMKKLTAKRSRARVVDKLLSMGLVSERRELYKKRSRSTKGTSSGKAMTEEEFLEGLTQGLTDDPDDRDEEDDESEEMEEDEEQERETSQNGGRSSRSLHSTVERRPDVGTLVYALQQEGMSEPLLWLQKCLNRTANDREEDGFSQDVPLVPLTEANEEAMDNKSFLRLLRKLGIRAPANEQETFWRISAKISVSQLQSAAAALSPREEEPKGSEEQDGSTSPTGESQETEEVSGEQRAQVLRTLLLKRKRKHHSSEHTAPVSDFTPAEDTDRTYERSQETILTKRSRVLDDDEENEDESTTAMDMETSVDADSDREDISAPVKRRRKMVLIDEEDDED